One genomic region from Bacteroidales bacterium encodes:
- a CDS encoding nucleoside deaminase, which translates to MESSTEIRDKRMMQRALAIAREAKTPFGCVIANGDKIVVETPNTVRTSGDPSAHAEMNAIRQLAKTEIKAHSLSLYTTGEPCPMCMSAIIYAGIGEVVFSVPWQEINRFYPQIEISAQEIVTKGFKEITIRGEVLKEECLALFESLKPRAT; encoded by the coding sequence ATGGAAAGCTCAACCGAAATTCGTGACAAACGCATGATGCAGCGGGCGCTGGCAATTGCCCGTGAGGCAAAAACACCTTTTGGTTGTGTGATTGCAAATGGTGATAAAATAGTGGTAGAAACACCCAACACTGTACGCACCAGTGGCGACCCTTCGGCACACGCCGAAATGAACGCCATCCGGCAACTGGCCAAAACCGAAATAAAAGCACACAGTCTTTCACTTTACACCACCGGCGAACCCTGCCCCATGTGCATGAGCGCCATCATCTATGCGGGCATTGGCGAAGTAGTGTTTTCCGTGCCCTGGCAAGAAATCAACAGGTTTTATCCACAGATTGAGATTTCGGCTCAAGAAATCGTTACCAAAGGTTTTAAAGAAATCACAATTCGTGGTGAGGTTTTGAAAGAGGAATGCCTGGCTTTGTTCGAGAGCCTTAAGCCGCGAGCAACGTAG